The stretch of DNA GGGTGGGAATGAAGGCCTCGTTCGCGGTCATGGTGACGTTCCGGAGAATCAGGCTGGCGCCCGGCGCGTTGTAGAGGCCGCCGCCGTTCATGGCCCGCCCGCCCGTGACGGTCACGCCGTCCAGCGTCAGGGCGCCGCTGTTCAGCAGATTGCCGCCCCAGGTGGCCCTGGAGAGGGCTTGGCCGGTCGGAGCCGGAACCTCGACAGGCTGCCCCACGCCCCCCTTCAGCGTGCCGCCCTTCAGGGTCACTTCTCCTCCGGCGGCCACCTCCAGCGCCCGGCCTTTTCCGGCAGCGTCGAGGGTCACGCCCCCGGCAAGGATCGTCACGTCCTTGTCGATGGTGACCGGGCTGGCGAGCGCCACCGTTCCGCCCGCCGTGAAGCGCAGGGTGTCGCCGTCTTTCGCGGCGGCCAGCACCTCGCGCAGGCTGCCGGGGCCGCTGTCGGCGAGGCTGGTGACCGGGGTTCCGGTGGGCCGGTTTCCCCCGCCGCACGCGACGAGCAGCAGGCCGAGCGAGAGGGCGGCGGGTCGGGAAGCGGTGCGGGTAGCCTTTCTCATGGGGGATCCCTCCTCCCCCCGGTGGGCGGGCGGAGGGATCCCACCCGCGCCGGAGGTGGAAAGATCGTGAACCCGGAGGCGTCAACGGAGCGTCAACGTCGTGTCATGGGGGCGCCACCGGCCCCGTCCTACCGCCCCGCCTCCAGCGCGGTCCGCACCCGCTCAGGCAATGTGGCGTAGTCGGCGCGGGTCAGTGGGCGGCGCGGCTGGCGGCGCGTGAGCGCCACGAACAGTTCCGCCTGTTCCGCCAGAAAGTCGCGGTACCCGGCCTCGCCGCCGCCGCGCACGCATTCCAGCGCCAGCAATTCCAGCGCCTCCCGCAGCGAGGCCAGCGCCAGGAACCGGGCCGCGTCCGCGCCGCTGTTGCCCAGCAGGGCGGGCAGCGCGGCCAGCCGCTCGGGATGGCGGGTCAGGGTGCGGGCCGCCCGGCGCACGTTGGGGTCTTCCAGGGTCAGCCCGCAGGCCCGGCAGGGCTGCTCGCGGCTGGCCTCCCCGCACACCGGGCAGGGCCGCCAGCCCTGTTCCTCGCGCCACTTCCGCGCCCGCGTGATCGCCTCGGCGGCCTTGAGGGCCACGCCCCTGAGGTCACCTTGCACGTCTTGCACCAGCGCCCGCGCCCGCTCGCGGTCGGGAGCGGGGAGGGGCGCTTGCCGGGGCACGTCCGGGGGCGGCGGCACGGTGCCGACGCTGAAGCGGATTTCCGTGACCCGCTCCTCGCCCAGCACCTCGTTGAGCCGCCGCAGGAAGTGGTGCCGCTGCAACGTGAGGTGGTGCGCCGTCGCCGAGTCGCGCACCTCTACGAAGAGGGTGCCCCCCTGCTGCGACCGGGGCCGTGTGAGCCGCGCGATCTCCGGTCCCACCGCCTGCGGCCACGCCAGGATCGCCCGCGCCTTTTGCACCCCCTTGGCGATGCGGGCCGTGCCGAGGGTTGCGCCCATCAGGTCGGAGAGGCCACGCGGACCACCGAGGCGTCGGGGGTTACTCATGGGTGCCTCGCGGCACCGGGAGTGGGCAGGGGGCCGTAGGAAGTGGGAAAGGCCAGGAAGTTGCCGACCACGGACCACTCCCCACTTCCCGCCTCACGCCGTCACCTCCAGCGCCCCCGCCCCCACCGGTTGCCCTTCCGGGGTGAAGCGGCCCGAGTGTGCCCGTAGGGTCAGCGCCGAGCCGGGCACCCGCTCGGTCCCGGTCACGATGGCCTGCGGCACGCTGGCGGCGAGGTCCAGCAGGAAGGAGCGGCGGCCGGGATCGAGTTCGGCGGAGAAGTCGTCGATCAAAAGGACGGGCTTTTCCCCGAAGCGCTCGGCGAGCAGTTCGAGTTCGGCGCGGCGCAGGGCCAGCGCCACGGTGCGGCCCTCGCCCCGGCTGGCGTACTCGCTCGCCGGAAAGTCGCCCAGCCGCAGCACGAGGTCGTCGCGGTGCGGCCCGGTCACGGTGGCCCCCCGCGCGAGTTCCTCGGCCCGCTTTCCGGCGAGGTCGGCCGCGTAGGTCTCGGGAGCGGTGGATTCCTGAAGGGTCAGTGTGAGCGCCTTGCGGCTGCCCAGCGCCGCGTTCGCCTCGGCGGCGAGTTCGGCCAGCCGGGTCAGCGCCCGGCGGCGAAACAGCATGATGTCGGTCCCCAGCTTGACCAGAGCCTCGTCCCAGACGTGCATCGCCCAGTCCTCACCCGCCCGCAGGGCCGCGTTGCGCTGCGACACCGTGCGTTCGTAGCGGGCGAGCTGCTGACCGTAGCGGGCGCTCAGGCGTGAGAGCAGCGCGTCGAGGTACGTCCGCCGTCCCGCCGGGGGGCCGAAGACGAGGTCAGAGTCCTCCGGGCGAATCCACACCGCACTCCCGCGCGGCAGGTCGCCTGTCTTGGCCCGCACCCCGTCCACCTTGAGCTGCCGCCGCCCGCGCCCCAGCCCGACCTCCTGAATGCTGAGGCTGCCGCCCTGCTGCACGTCGGCCCGCACGTAGGCTTCCTTCTCGCCCGACTGCACGAGCTGCTCTAAGCGCGTCACGTCCGTCAGCCCGGTCAGGGCGAGGTAGGCGGCTTCCAGGAGGTTCGTCTTGCCCGCCCCGTTCTCCCCAAACACGCCCGTCACCCCCGCCGGAAAGGTCAGGGTGTCCGGCGCGAGATTCCGGTAATTCAGGGTGGAGAGGGCCGAAAGCTGCATCCCCTCAGTCTAGCGGCGGGGGGGAAAGGGGGCGGTGCGGCAGGCCGCAGTTGGGCGGGGGCGGGCGTACCATCGGCCCCATGACCCCTGCCCGTGACGACCTCCTGATCCTGGCCCCCCACCCGTCCGGGGCACTGCCCGCCGACGTGCTGCGCGAGATGCTGGGGGAGGACATGTTCGACACCGGCAAGCGCGAGGCCTTGCAGCGCCGCGTCTTTCTGGAAGGGGACCCCTACACGGACCTGATCTTCGCACTGCCCGGTGCCCGCTTCCTGCAAGCGCCGTGGAGCCGTTTCGCCGCCGACCTCAACCGTCACCGCGACGACCAGGCCGACAATGGGGTCGTCAAGCTGACCGACTTTGCCCGGCAGCCTCTTTATCCGGCCGGGTTCACCCTGTCTCCCCAGGCGCGGGAGGCCCGGCTGCGGCGGGTCTGGGACGCCTTCGACAATCAGGTGGAGGCCGAGATCGCGGGGGCGCGGCTGATGATCGTGGGGCACGCGATGGCCTCGCGCGGCCCGGCGCTGGGGCCGGACACCGGAGCGCCCCGCCCGGCGCTGACGATCATGCCGGGCACGGCGGCCAGCCCCACCTTCCCCCCCGAGTTGTGGGAGGAGCTGCGGAAAGCGTGCGAGGCGGCCTTCGCCCCGGTCCTGATGGGCACCCATACGCGGGTGGCGGTGGGCGACCCCTGGACCACCGACACGCTAAGCGCCCGCTGGAACGCGCGGACGGGGGTGCCCGCCTTCGGGCTGGAGGTCAACGTGGGGCTGTATTTCCCCGAGTGGGGGGTGCCGGACGGGGCGGCGCTGCGGGAGTTGAACGCGGGGTTCGGGCGATTCGCGGACGCGGCGCTGGAGCTGGTGAGTGGGAAGGAGGCAGTGGGAAGTGGAAAAGGCCCGTAAGCCGGGGCGTCGGCTCCTGCCCACCCGTTCCACTCCCCACTTCCCCTACGCCTCCCGCGTCGCCAGCCCCCGCACCGTGTCCACCAGCTCGCGGGCAGCCTGTGGGTCGGGGGCGTCCGCCAGCGCCTCCTCCAGCAGGGCCAGCCCCTCCCGCGCCTCGGCGTCGGCGTGGGCCTGGGCGTGGGCGACGCTGCCGCTTTCCAGCAGCCAGCGGTGAATCCGGGCGATGGCGCCCGCGTCCTTGTCGGCGCGGGGGCGGGCCATCTGGTTCAGAAAGAGGGCCTTCTGGTCTGCCGGGGCCGTTTCCAGCCAGTGCAGCACGATCAACGTCCGCTTGCCCTCCAGCAGGTCGCCGCCGATCTCCTTGCCGTACTGCGCGGCGTCGCCCAGCAGGTTGAGCACGTCGTCCCGGATCTGGAAGGCCGCGCCGAGCTTCAAGCCCGCCGGGGTGAGGCGCTCGTCGGGGGTGTGCCCAGCGGCCAGCGCTCCCAGGCGCAGCGGAACCACCACGGTGTAGTGGGCGGTCTTCAGGCGCACCATCTCCAGGTAGTCGGCGCCCGTCAGCGCCCACTCACCACTCTCCACCCAGCTCAGGTCGAGGTGCTGGCCCTCGGCGGTGCGGTGAATCATCGCCAGGAATTCCTCCATGCCGCCCGGCACCCCGGCACGGTGGACGGCAGCCCACATGTAGGCGTGCAGGGCGTCGCCCGCGTTGATCGCCAGCGGGACCCCGTGCAGGCGGTGCAGCGCGGGTTGGCCCCGGCGCTCCTCCGAGTCGTCCTCGATGTCGTCGTGGATCAGCACCCAGTTCTGGAAGAGTTCCAGGCCCGCCGCCAGCCACAACGCCCCCTCCCACGCGGGGGTGCCGGGCCGCGCCCCGTGCGCCCGCGCGGAGGCCAGCAGCAGCGCCGAGCGGATGCCCTTGCCGCCGCGCTGCGGATAGTCGCGCAGCATGGCGTGGAAGTGGGCCAGTTCTGGGCGGCCCGCCTCCTGGGGCAGCAGCGACAGCACGCGGGTCAGCAGTTCGGGGTGCATCGGGGGGCAGCATAGCGGGGCAGAAGGGACTGGCCGCCTCCTCACCCGGCCCCTCTACACTGCCGCCATGACCTCCGCGCCCCTCCCTCCCCGCCGAGCGGTCGCGGCGCTGCGGTGGATTCTCCCCGCCGCACTCGTGCTGGGGCTGACCGCGCTGGCCCTCACGCCGGACGCGCGGGCCTTTCTGGGTGAGGGCTGGGAGGCCCTGACCTCCAGCGACCCGGCGGTCACCCGCGCCTTCGTGGAAGACCTGGGCTGGGCCGGGCCGCTCGCGCTGCTGGCGGGGTTCGTGTTGCAGGCGGCGGTGCCTGTGCTGCCCGCCCTGGTGATGACGGCGGTGACGGCGCGGGCCTACGGTCCGGTCGAGGGCTTCTTGCTGGTCTACCTGGGCACCCTGCTGGGGGCCGCCGCCGGGTACGGCCTGGGCCGAGCGCTGGGGGACACGCTGGTGCGGGCGCTGGCGGGCGAGCGGGCACGGCAGACGGCGCACACCTTCGCCGAGCGCTACGGCCTGCAGGGGGTGCTGCTGGTGCGGCTGATGCCGGTCCTCTCCGCCGACGTGCTCAATCTGGTCGCGGGGGCGGCGGGCATGGGCTTCCGGCCCTTTATGGTGGCGACGGCGGTGGGGGCGTTGCCCGTTACGGCGCTGGTGGTGTGGCTTAGCGGCTCGGCCACCCGCATGGCCTGGGGGCTGGGGCTGCTCTCGGCCGTGGTGGGGCTGGGGGTGCTGGGGCGGTGGTGGATGGTGAAGAGGGGGAGTGGGCAGTAGGGAGTGGGACTTCTGCTGGAGCGCGAGCTTCGGCCGGAGCTTCCACCCCCCGCTGCCCACTCCCCGCCTCCGCTATGCTGCCTCCCGAGCGGCCCCGGCCTGGGGCAACACCTGGGAGGAGCATGACGCAAGCCAACACGGACGCGGCCCCCGCTTATGAGCGGGCAGGCGTGAACATCGACGCGGGGCACCGGGCAGTCGCCCTGATGAAAGGCGCGGTCGCCCGCACCCACACCCCCAACGTGCTGGGCGGCCTAGGCGGCTTCGGGGGCCTCTTCCGGGCAGCCTTCGGGGACCTGAAAGACCCCATCCTCGTCGCCTCCACCGACGGGGTGGGCACCAAGACGCGGGTGGCCGTCCGCACCGGGCGGGTAGGCGGCCTGGGCGCCGACATCGTTCACCACTGCGTGAACGACATTCTGGTGCAGGGCGCCCGCCCCCTCTTCTTCCTCGACTACGTGGCGACCTCGCGCCTGATCCCGGAGCAGGTGGCGTCTATCGTGGCGGGCGCGGCGGGGGCCTGCGAGGCCCTCGGCGTGGCGCTGCTGGGCGGCGAGACGGCCGAGATGCCGGGCGTCTACACCGAAGGCGAACTGGACCTGGTGGGGACCATCGTGGGCGTCGTGGACCGGCCCCGGCTGATTGACGGCTCGCGGATCCAGAGCGGCGACACCGTGATCGCGCTGCCCAGCAGTGGCCTGCACACCAACGGCTACAGCCTCGCGCGGATGGCGCTGGATGACCTGGACTGGGCCGAAGCGCGGGCCGACCTCGGCGGCGAGCGGCTGGAGGACCTGCTGACCGTGCCCCACCGGGCCTACCTGGGCGCCTTCGACGCGCTGACCGGGGCCGGGGTGGACGTGCGCGGCATGGCGCACATCACCGGGGGTGGGCTGGTGGACAACCCGCCGCGCGTGTTTCCGGCGGGGCTGGGGCTGCGGGCGAACACCGGGTCGTGGACGGTGCCCCCCATTTTCGAGCTGATCGTGCGCCAGGCCGGGATGGAGCGGGCCGAGGCGTTCCGGGCGCTGAACATGGGCGTGGGCTTCCTGTTCATCGTCCCGGCGGGGGAGCGTGAGGCAGCGCTGACGGCCCTGCGCGGGGCGGGGGAGTCGCCCTGGGTGATCGGGGAGATGGTGCCGGGCGAGGGCGTGACGCTGGACGGACTGAATGGCGCCGGACTGGACGGGACCCCCTCTTGAAGAGGTACCGTCCCCCCACCGGCTTCCGGCTGCCCGACCGCCGTACCGCGACCGAGTTCTGGGTGGTGCGGCACGGCGAGAGCACCTGGAACGCGGACGGCCGTTACCAGGGCCAGACCGACGTGCCCCTCAGCCACATCGGAGTGTTGCAGGCGGCGGCGCTGGCCGAGCGGCTGCGGGGACAGCACTTCGACGCGGTGTACACCAGCGACCTCACCCGCGCCTCGCAGACCGCCGACGCGGTGGCCGAGCGGCTGGCGGGGAAACCCACCGTGCAGCCCGAGCCGGGATTGCGCGAGATTGACGTGGGCGAACTCGGCGGGCTGGTCGTGGCCGACATCGAGCGGCAGCACCCGGAGTACCTGCGCGACCTCCAGACCGATCCCTGGGGCACCCGGCGGCCCGGCGGCGAGAGCATGGCCGACCTGTTCGCCCGTTGCGGAGAGACCTTCGAGCGCCTGCGGGGGCGGCACGCGGGCGGGCGGGTCCTCGTCTTCACCCACGGCGGCGTGGTACGGGTGGCCGTGGGGCTGGCGCTGGGCGGTGTGCCGGGCCATGCCTGGGCACGCCTGAGCGTCACGAACACCTCCATCACCCGCGTCCTGCTGGGCGAGGACAGCGGCACCCTGCTGGGCTTCAACGACGACGCGCACCTCGAAGACCTGATCGAGGCGACCGAGGCCGACGACGTGCTGGGGCAGGCCCCGTGAGGGCCGAGCGGGGCGCTAGCCTGGGGACACCATGCGACGGCTTTCTGTCCACACCTCTCAGAAGGCGGAGGTGACCCCTTGACCCCGCCTGACCTCGTGACCCGCTTCCGCGCCGGGGACCCCCGCGCCCTGGCCCGCGCGATCACCCTGGCCGAAAGCGGCCTAGATGCCGCCCGGCCCGTGCTGCGGGCCGCCCGCGAGCGCGAAGGCCGCGCTGTCGTGCTGGGCGTGACCGGCAGCCCCGGCAGCGGCAAGAGCACCCTCACCGACGCCCTGATCGCCGCGCTGCGGGCGCGGGGTGAGCGGGTGGCGGTGCTGGCAGTGGACCCCAGCAGCCCGTACTCCGGCGGCGCGATCCTGGGCGACCGCATCCGCATGCTGCGGCATCACGGCG from Deinococcus sp. HSC-46F16 encodes:
- a CDS encoding polyprenyl synthetase family protein, with product MHPELLTRVLSLLPQEAGRPELAHFHAMLRDYPQRGGKGIRSALLLASARAHGARPGTPAWEGALWLAAGLELFQNWVLIHDDIEDDSEERRGQPALHRLHGVPLAINAGDALHAYMWAAVHRAGVPGGMEEFLAMIHRTAEGQHLDLSWVESGEWALTGADYLEMVRLKTAHYTVVVPLRLGALAAGHTPDERLTPAGLKLGAAFQIRDDVLNLLGDAAQYGKEIGGDLLEGKRTLIVLHWLETAPADQKALFLNQMARPRADKDAGAIARIHRWLLESGSVAHAQAHADAEAREGLALLEEALADAPDPQAARELVDTVRGLATREA
- a CDS encoding TVP38/TMEM64 family protein; this translates as MTSAPLPPRRAVAALRWILPAALVLGLTALALTPDARAFLGEGWEALTSSDPAVTRAFVEDLGWAGPLALLAGFVLQAAVPVLPALVMTAVTARAYGPVEGFLLVYLGTLLGAAAGYGLGRALGDTLVRALAGERARQTAHTFAERYGLQGVLLVRLMPVLSADVLNLVAGAAGMGFRPFMVATAVGALPVTALVVWLSGSATRMAWGLGLLSAVVGLGVLGRWWMVKRGSGQ
- a CDS encoding DUF721 domain-containing protein, which produces MSNPRRLGGPRGLSDLMGATLGTARIAKGVQKARAILAWPQAVGPEIARLTRPRSQQGGTLFVEVRDSATAHHLTLQRHHFLRRLNEVLGEERVTEIRFSVGTVPPPPDVPRQAPLPAPDRERARALVQDVQGDLRGVALKAAEAITRARKWREEQGWRPCPVCGEASREQPCRACGLTLEDPNVRRAARTLTRHPERLAALPALLGNSGADAARFLALASLREALELLALECVRGGGEAGYRDFLAEQAELFVALTRRQPRRPLTRADYATLPERVRTALEAGR
- the purM gene encoding phosphoribosylformylglycinamidine cyclo-ligase; amino-acid sequence: MTQANTDAAPAYERAGVNIDAGHRAVALMKGAVARTHTPNVLGGLGGFGGLFRAAFGDLKDPILVASTDGVGTKTRVAVRTGRVGGLGADIVHHCVNDILVQGARPLFFLDYVATSRLIPEQVASIVAGAAGACEALGVALLGGETAEMPGVYTEGELDLVGTIVGVVDRPRLIDGSRIQSGDTVIALPSSGLHTNGYSLARMALDDLDWAEARADLGGERLEDLLTVPHRAYLGAFDALTGAGVDVRGMAHITGGGLVDNPPRVFPAGLGLRANTGSWTVPPIFELIVRQAGMERAEAFRALNMGVGFLFIVPAGEREAALTALRGAGESPWVIGEMVPGEGVTLDGLNGAGLDGTPS
- a CDS encoding N-formylglutamate amidohydrolase; translation: MTPARDDLLILAPHPSGALPADVLREMLGEDMFDTGKREALQRRVFLEGDPYTDLIFALPGARFLQAPWSRFAADLNRHRDDQADNGVVKLTDFARQPLYPAGFTLSPQAREARLRRVWDAFDNQVEAEIAGARLMIVGHAMASRGPALGPDTGAPRPALTIMPGTAASPTFPPELWEELRKACEAAFAPVLMGTHTRVAVGDPWTTDTLSARWNARTGVPAFGLEVNVGLYFPEWGVPDGAALRELNAGFGRFADAALELVSGKEAVGSGKGP
- a CDS encoding histidine phosphatase family protein, coding for MKRYRPPTGFRLPDRRTATEFWVVRHGESTWNADGRYQGQTDVPLSHIGVLQAAALAERLRGQHFDAVYTSDLTRASQTADAVAERLAGKPTVQPEPGLREIDVGELGGLVVADIERQHPEYLRDLQTDPWGTRRPGGESMADLFARCGETFERLRGRHAGGRVLVFTHGGVVRVAVGLALGGVPGHAWARLSVTNTSITRVLLGEDSGTLLGFNDDAHLEDLIEATEADDVLGQAP
- the recF gene encoding DNA replication and repair protein RecF (All proteins in this family for which functions are known are DNA-binding proteins that assist the filamentation of RecA onto DNA for the initiation of recombination or recombinational repair.) — its product is MQLSALSTLNYRNLAPDTLTFPAGVTGVFGENGAGKTNLLEAAYLALTGLTDVTRLEQLVQSGEKEAYVRADVQQGGSLSIQEVGLGRGRRQLKVDGVRAKTGDLPRGSAVWIRPEDSDLVFGPPAGRRTYLDALLSRLSARYGQQLARYERTVSQRNAALRAGEDWAMHVWDEALVKLGTDIMLFRRRALTRLAELAAEANAALGSRKALTLTLQESTAPETYAADLAGKRAEELARGATVTGPHRDDLVLRLGDFPASEYASRGEGRTVALALRRAELELLAERFGEKPVLLIDDFSAELDPGRRSFLLDLAASVPQAIVTGTERVPGSALTLRAHSGRFTPEGQPVGAGALEVTA